One region of Brassica napus cultivar Da-Ae chromosome A10, Da-Ae, whole genome shotgun sequence genomic DNA includes:
- the LOC106370519 gene encoding glycosyltransferase BC10-like — MGITDQKSKKEEEHLLISKPVRLILLHNGNHVLRSLFFIIGFSIGLFLCLQLKAFHMSAPKTHQTLWSTLLFNHSTTMEIKRESQTQLLQHNMTDQELFSKISSLSSPSSSSSSSWFWRRHNNDEKIVVKVAFMFLTGGGLPLADLWDKFFEGHEGFYSIYVHTNPSFQEHYPETSVFYSRRIPSQAVYWGTSTMVDAERRLLANALLDESNQRFVLLSDSCIPLFNFTTIYDYLTGTNLSYIGSFDDPRTPGRGRYNPKMYPQINITHWRKGSQWFETTRELALHIIEDTVYYKIFDQYCKPPCYMDEHYIPTFVHMLHGEMSANRSLTWVDWSRAGPHPARFIWPDVTDEFLNRIRFTDKCPYYGKDSENITSSKCVLFARKFTKETLEPLLRISPLVLGFGP; from the exons ATGGGCATCACTGATCAAAAGagcaagaaagaagaagaacactTACTCATCTCAAAGCCCGTGAGGTTGATTCTCTTACATAATGGGAATCATGTCTTACGCTCACTTTTCTTTATCATCGGTTTCTCTATTGGTCTCTTCCTTTGTCTACAACTAAAAGCATTCCACATGTCCGCGCCGAAGACACACCAAACATTATGGTCCACATTACTATTCAACCACTCAACAACGATGGAGATCAAACGAGAGTCGCAAACACAACTACTTCAACACAACATGACTGATCAAGAActcttctccaagatctcgtcattatcatcaccatcatcatcatcctcatcatcatggTTTTGGAGGAGACATAACAATGATGAGAAGATTGTTGTGAAAGTGGCTTTCATGTTTTTAACAGGTGGCGGACTCCCACTGGCTGATTTGTGGGATAAGTTTTTTGAAGGACATGAAGGGTTTTATTCAATATATGTTCATACTAATCCATCTTTTCAAGAACATTACCCTGAAACATCCGTCTTCTACTCAAGAAGAATCCCAAGCCAG GCAGTGTATTGGGGAACATCAACAATGGTAGACGCAGAGAGAAGACTCCTAGCCAACGCTCTCCTCGACGAATCAAACCAAAGATTCGTCCTCTTGTCCGATTCTTGCATCCCACTCTTCAACTTCACAACCATCTACGATTACTTAACCGGCACTAATCTCAGCTACATCGGCTCATTCGACGATCCAAGAACTCCCGGTCGAGGCCGTTACAACCCCAAAATGTATCCACAAATCAATATTACACATTGGCGAAAAGGATCACAATGGTTTGAAACAACCCGTGAGCTTGCTCTTCATATAATTGAAGACACGGTTTATTACAAGATATTCGATCAGTATTGTAAACCGCCTTGTTACATGGACGAGCATTATATCCCGACATTCGTTCACATGTTGCATGGAGAGATGAGCGCAAACCGGAGCTTGACTTGGGTTGATTGGTCCAGAGCCGGTCCACATCCTGCCCGGTTCATTTGGCCTGATGTGACCGACGAGTTTCTTAACCGTATCCGGTTTACAGATAAGTGTCCGTATTATGGTAAGGATAGTGAGAATATTACAAGTTCGAAATGTGTTTTATTTGCGAGAAAATTCACCAAAGAGACTTTAGAACCCTTGTTGAGAATCTCTCCTTTAGTTCTTGGGTTTGGTCCCTAA
- the LOC106372027 gene encoding chloroplastic group IIB intron splicing facilitator CRS2-B, chloroplastic yields the protein MFCSAYTPSCIYHFHVNKPVCCRKPRFRVCSSTSSESDRFKVEYTPWLIVGLGNPGNKYQGTRHNVGFEMIDKLARKEGVLMNTIQSKALIGIGAIEEVPILLAKPQTYMNFSGESVGSLAAHYQVPLRHILLIYDEMALPNGVLRLQPKGGQGYHNGVKSVMGNLDGRRNFPRLSIGIGHPPGNMDMKAFLLQKFSPSERKQIDEALEQGSEAVKTLVLSGFSGGISRFNLVQKYKFHKV from the exons ATGTTCTGCTCGGCGTATACACCAAGTTGCATTTACCATTTTCATGTCAACAAGCCTGTTTGTTGTCGGAAACCGAGGTTTCGGGTTTGTTCATCTACTTCGAGCGAGAGTGACAGGTTCAAAGTAGAGTACACTCCGTGGCTTATCGTAGGATTGGGTAATCCAGGGAACAAGTATCAAGGAACAAGACAcaat GTTGGTTTTGAGATGATTGATAAGTTGGCTAGAAAAGAAGGTGTTTTGATGAACACAATACAGTCCAAAGCTCTAATCGGAATAG GTGCTATTGAAGAAGTACCTATCTTGTTGGCTAAACCTCAGACTTACATGAACTTCAGCGGCGAATCg GTTGGATCTTTAGCTGCACATTATCAAGTACCGTTGCGCCACATTTTGCTG ATATACGATGAGATGGCGTTACCAAATGGGGTTTTGAGACTTCAACCAAAAGGAGGTCAAGGCTATCACAACGG AGTAAAGAGTGTAATGGGGAATTTGGACGGTCGTAGAAACTTTCCTCGACTAAGTATAG GCATTGGTCATCCACCtggaaacatggatatgaaGGCTTTTCTTCTTCAGAAGTTTAGTCCATCAGAACGGAAACAGATTGATGAAGCACTCGAGCAAGGGAGTGAAGCAGTGAAGACTCTTGTCCTCAGTGGGTTCAGTGGAGGAATCTCAAGGTTTAATCTTGTGCAGAAGTATAAATTCCACAAAGTATAA
- the LOC106372026 gene encoding plastidic glucose transporter 4, whose translation MQSSTYAAVKGNAAFAFQRRSFSNLVSRSATTTGIRFSTGSYFAQLHSSASKAMGAKLARAENGIHSLSSVKARSVRAQASSGGGDEEEAIPLRSEGKSSGTVLPFVGVACLGAILFGYHLGVVNGALEYLAKDLGIADNAVLQGWIVSALLAGATVGSFTGGALADKFGRTRTFQLDAIPLAIGAFLCATAQSVQTMIVGRLLAGVGIGISSAIVPLYISEISPTEIRGALGSVNQLFICIGILAALIAGLPLAANPLWWRTMFGVAVIPSVLLAIGMGFSPESPRWLVQQGKLTQAEKAIKTLYGKEKVVELVRDLSNSGQGTSEPEAGWFDLFSSRYWKVVSVGAALFLFQQLAGINAVVYYSTSVFRSAGIQSDVAASALVGASNVFGTAVASSLMDKMGRKSLLLTSFGGMALSMLLLSLSFTWKALAAYSGPLAVVGTVLYVLSFSLGAGPVPALLLPEIFASRIRAKAVALSLGMHWISNFVIGLYFLSVVTKFGISSVYLGFAGVCVLAVMYIAGNVVETKGRSLEEIELALTSGA comes from the exons atgcaatcgTCAACGTACGCAGCTGTTAAAGGAAACGCCGCGTTTGCGTTTCAGAGACGTAGCTTCTCTAACCTCGTCAGCAGATCGGCGACTACTACCGGAATTCGCTTCTCCACCGGCTCTTACTTCGCACAACTCCACTCTTCCGCCTCGAAAGCCATGGGAGCGAAGCTTGCTCGCGCTGAGAACGGGATTCACAGTCTCTCCTCGGTCAAAGCTCGATCGGTTAGAGCACAAGCCTCCTCTG GTGGTggtgacgaagaagaagcaataccTCTGAGATCTGAAGGAAAAAGCTCAGGGACGGTTTTACCCTTCGTTGGTGTTGCTTGTCTTGGTGCTATCTTGTTTGGTTATCATCTCGG GGTTGTTAACGGTGCTCTTGAGTACCTTGCTAAGGATCTTGGTATCGCTGATAATGCTGTTTTGCAAG GGTGGATTGTTAGCGCGTTGCTTGCTGGTGCAACGGTCGGTTCTTTCACCGGAGGTGCATTAGCTGACAAATTCGGACGGACAAGAACGTTTCAATTGGATGCTATCCCGCTTGCTATTGGAGCTTTCTTATG TGCAACAGCTCAGAGTGTGCAGACTATGATTGTGGGACGTCTGCTCGCAGGGGTTGGAATCGGAATCTCATCAGCCATTGTACCACTTTACATATCCGAG ATATCACCAACTGAAATTCGCGGTGCACTCGGATCTGTGAACCAGTTGTTCATATGTATTGGAATACTCGCAGCCTTGATAGCTGGATTACCCCTTGCAGCAAACCCTCTATG GTGGAGGACGATGTTTGGTGTTGCAGTTATCCCTTCCGTTCTATTAGCCATAGGAATGGGGTTTTCTCCAGAAAGCCCAAGGTGGCTCGTTCAG CAAGGAAAACTTACTCAAGCCGAAAAGGCTATTAAAACTCTGTATGGTAAAGAAAAAGTGGTTGAACTAGTGCGTGACTTATCAAACTCTGGCCAAGGTACTTCTGAGCCAGAGGCAGGTTGGTTTGATCTATTCAGCAGCCGCTACTGGAAAG TTGTAAGCGTAGGTGCGGCGCTCTTCTTGTTTCAACAGTTAGCTGGGATAAATGCAGTTGTATACTACTCTACATCCGTGTTCCGCAGCGCCGGAATCCAATCTGATGTTGCAGCCAGTGCTCTTGTTGGAGCATCAAACGTGTTTG GAACTGCTGTTGCTTCGTCTTTGATGGACAAAATGGGAAGGAAAAGTCTTCTACTTACTAGCTTTGGTGGAATG GCGTTGTCTATGCTGTTGCTCTCTTTGTCCTTCACATGGAAGGCTCTTGCTGCATATTCTGGACCTCTCGCTGTTGTTGGAACTGTTCT ATATGTCCTGTCATTTTCGCTTGGTGCTGGCCCAGTACCGGCTCTTTTGCTTCCAGAGATATTCGCATCCAGGATCAGAGCAAAAGCCGTCGCTCTTTCTCTCGGCATGCActgg ATCTCAAACTTTGTGATTGGACTCTACTTCTTGAGCGTTGTGACTAAATTCGGAATCAGCAGTGTCTACTTGGGATTCGCAGGAGTGTGTGTCCTTGCAGTCATGTACATTGCAGGAAACGTGGTGGAGACTAAAGGACGGTCACTCGAGGAAATAGAGCTTGCTCTTACATCCGgagcttaa
- the BNAA10G18190D gene encoding uncharacterized protein BNAA10G18190D: MKTGIIAVHKYHYYHDGKKRKKSTRNGVGSRRLQPHPHFGLSSFYIIPSFLRTILPLSLSLSLSLSLYRLSEILLRAFFCGSKMNQYNAFVSREEMMGLDRSNDLVVCPKPRRVGVLANNLTRPLRLHMSQAAADLCDSEAGAELLDIIRRKEDNGTIGPYFLGSPPSRAANPLAQDARFRDEKINPLSPNSPLLQPNSSTAFPSPSPSSSRGCVRMKFGLKPPAVRVEGFDCLNRDRQSSSIPAMA, encoded by the exons ATGAAAACCGGAATAATAGCTGTCCACAAATATCACTATTATCACGAcggcaagaaaagaaaaaaatccacCCGAAACGGCGTCGGTTCACGTCGTCTTCAACCTCACCCACACTTTGGTCTCTCATCCTTTTATATAATCCCTTCTTTCCTCAGAACGATTcttcccctctctctctctctctctctctctctctctctctatcgtcTCTCGGAGATATTACTCAG GGCGTTCTTCTGTGGATCAAAGATGAATCAATACAACGCCTTCGTGTCTCGCGAGGAGATGATGGGACTTGATCGCAGCAACGATCTTGTCGTTTGTCCTAAGCCTCGACGTGTCGGCGTACTCGCTAACAACCTCACGCGCCCTCTCAGATTACATATGAg TCAAGCCGCTGCTGATTTGTGTGATTCTGAAGCTGGTGCAGAGCTTTTGGACATCATTCGTAGAAAG GAGGACAATGGTACAATAGGGCCGTACTTTCTCGGTTCGCCTCCGAGCAGAGCAGCGAACCCATTAGCACAAGACGCACGCTTTCGAGATGAGAAGATCAATCCACTCTCACCCAACTCTCCTTTGCTTCAGCCCAATTCATCCACCGCCTTTCCTTCTCCATCTCCATCATCGTCTCGTGGTTGCGTTAGGATGAAGTTTGGACTCAAACCACCTGCAGTTAGAGTAGAAGGGTTCGATTGCTTGAACCGTGACCGCCAGAGCTCGAGCATCCCCGCCATGGCTTAG
- the LOC106370517 gene encoding uncharacterized protein LOC106370517 — translation MSLSRLHKFKLFAANRSLEASAAGNPSMSPTKSPVFHLQRRKTLRMLFEKSFDSRRRNLRQILEESPELDGNSGKKKRGNHRARRKLKELMVTSPSPPFSGGEEIDNGGEAAVAGGDVTSNGDGRELTTRRFGPSGPVQSFRLRILRKPWRPVLVSIPEQ, via the coding sequence ATGTCACTCTCCAGACTACACAAATTCAAACTCTTCGCGGCAAATCGCAGCTTGGAGGCATCCGCCGCCGGTAACCCCTCAATGAGTCCGACGAAGAGTCCTGTGTTTCATCTCCAGCGACGCAAAACCCTGCGGATGTTGTTCGAAAAGAGCTTCGACAGCCGCAGACGGAACCTCCGTCAGATCCTCGAAGAATCGCCGGAGCTGGATGGAAACTCCGGGAAGAAGAAGAGGGGAAACCACCGTGCGAGACGTAAGTTGAAAGAGCTGATGGTCACGTCGCCGTCTCCGCCGTTTAGTGGTGGGGAAGAGATAGACAACGGCGGAGAAGCGGCGGTTGCTGGCGGCGACGTTACTTCTAACGGTGACGGGAGAGAATTAACGACTCGACGATTCGGTCCTTCCGGTCCGGTTCAATCATTTCGGTTAAGGATTTTGAGAAAACCTTGGCGACCAGTCCTGGTTTCGATTCCTGAGCAATGA
- the LOC106372025 gene encoding probable glucomannan 4-beta-mannosyltransferase 11, translating to METMWWLRQTRSLLIVPVFKCLVAICLVISLLVFVESVYMNIVVLYVKLLKRKPEKTYKWEAMQEDIEQGGQNFPMVLVQIPMYNEREVFQLSIGAACRLIWPLDRLIVQVLDDSTDPTIMEMVSMECAQWASKGINIKCERRDNRNGYKAGALKQGMRHSYVKQCNYIAIFDADFQPEPDYLQRTVPFLIHNPELALVQARWKFVNASKCLMTRMQEMSLNYHFMAEQESGSTRHAFFGFNGTAGVWRLAAMEEAGGWKDRTTVEDMDLAVRVGLHGWKFVFVNDITVKSELPSQFKAFRFQQHRWSCGPANLFRKMTMEIIHNKRVMIWKKLYVIYSFFFVRKIIVHFFTFFFYCVILPTSVFFSEVNIPTWSTIYLPFMITFFNAIATPRSFYLVVFWVLFENVMAMHRTKGTFIGLLEGGRVNEWVVTEKLGDALETKLLPQVKKPRNGILERVNTKEMMVGIYILCCACYDFAYGNTLLYIYLSMQALAFIICGFGFVGT from the exons ATGGAAACTATGTGGTGGTTGAGACAAACGAGGAGTCTACTTATAGTTCCAGTCTTCAAATGTTTGGTGGCTATATGTTTGGTCATCTCCTTGCTAGTTTTTGTAGAGAGTGTCTATATGAACATTGTAGTACTTTACGTCAAGCTTTTGAAACGCAAACCTGAGAAGACCTACAAATGGGAGGCAATGCAAGAGGACATTGAGCAAGGAGGTCAAAACTTTCCCATGGTTCTTGTGCAAATCCCAATGTACAATGAACGAGAG GTCTTTCAATTATCCATAGGTGCTGCTTGCAGACTCATATGGCCATTGGATCGACTAATCGTTCAAGTTTTAGATGATTCCACTGATCCCACCATCATG GAAATGGTGAGCATGGAGTGTGCTCAGTGGGCAAGCAAAGGAATAAACATAAAATGTGAGAGGAGAGACAATAGAAACGGCTACAAAGCTGGAGCTCTTAAACAAGGTATGAGGCATAGCTACGTCAAACAGTGCAACTACATTGCCATCTTCGATGCTGATTTCCAGCCAGAGCCCGATTACCTCCAACGCACTGTCCCATTTCTCATCCACAATCCGGAGCTCGCTCTTGTTCAAGCTCGATGGAAATTTG TGAATGCAAGCAAGTGCTTGATGACTAGGATGCAGGAGATGTCCCTCAATTACCATTTCATGGCAGAGCAAGAATCCGGTTCCACTAGACATGCCTTCTTCGGTTTCAATG GGACTGCTGGTGTATGGAGATTAGCGGCGATGGAAGAAGCCGGAGGTTGGAAAGATAGGACCACCGTTGAGGACATGGACTTGGCCGTTCGTGTTGGTTTACACGGCTGGAAATTTGTCTTCGTCAACGACATTACG GTGAAAAGTGAGCTACCAAGCCAGTTTAAGGCTTTCAGATTCCAGCAACATCGATGGTCATGCGGTCCAGCTAATCTCTTCAGGAAAATGACTATGGAAATTATTCACAATAAG AGAGTAATGATTTGGAAGAAACTGTATGTGATCTACAGCTTCTTCTTTGTACGGAAGATCATAGTCCATTTCTtcactttctttttctattgCGTCATTCTTCCAACGAGCGTATTCTTCTCCGAAGTCAACATTCCGACTTGGTCAACTATCTACCTTCCTTTTATGATCACTTTCTTCAACGCCATCGCCACACCAAG ATCATTCTACCTCGTGGTTTTCTGGGTCTTGTTCGAGAATGTAATGGCTATGCATCGGACTAAGGGAACTTTCATCGGATTACTCGAAGGAGGAAGAGTAAACGAATGGGTCGTCACCGAGAAATTAGGAGATGCTCTTGAGACTAAGTTACTTCCACAAGTGAAAAAACCTCGCAATGGGATTCTCGAAAG aGTAAACACAAAAGAGATGATGGTGGGGATATACATACTGTGTTGTGCATGCTACGACTTTGCATATGGGAATACATTGCTATACATTTATCTATCCATGCAGGCTCTTGCATTTATTATATGtggatttggttttgttggAACTTAA
- the LOC106372028 gene encoding 40S ribosomal protein S7-3, giving the protein MFSAQNKIKKDKNAATTECDELVAQALFDLENTNQELKSDLKDLYINQAVNMDIAGNRKAVVIYVPFRLRKAFRKIHPRLVRELEKKFSGKDVIFVATRRIMRPPKKGAAVQRPRNRTLTSVHEAMLEDVAYPAEIVGKRTRYRLDGSKIMKVYLDTKERNNTEYKLETMIGVYRKLTGKDVTFEYPVEA; this is encoded by the exons ATGTTCTCCGCTCAGAACAAGATCAAGAAGGACAAGAATGCTGCTACAACAGAATGCGATGAGCTAGTTGCTCAGGCTCTGTTTGATTTGGAGAACACCAACCAGGAGTTGAAGAGTGACTTGAAAGATCTCTACATCAACCAAGCTGT TAACATGGACATCGCTGGAAACCGCAAGGCTGTTGTGATCTACGTCCCATTCAGACTAAGGAAAGCTTTCCGCAAGATTCATCCCCGTCTCGTTAGAGAGCTTGAGAAGAAGTTTAGTGGAAAG GATGTGATCTTTGTTGCCACAAGGAGGATCATGCGTCCTCCCAAGAAGGGTGCTGCTGTTCAGAGGCCACGCAACAGAACTCTTACCTCTGTTCATGAGGCTATGCTCGAGGATGTTGCTTACCCTGCTGAGATTGTTGGTAAACGTACTCGTTACCGTCTTGATGGTTCCAAGATCATGAAG GTCTACTTGGATACCAAGGAAAGGAACAACACAGAGTACAAGCTCGAGACTATGATTGGTGTGTACCGTAAACTTACTGGAAAGGATGTCACTTTTGAGTACCCTGTCGAAGCTTGA
- the LOC111201326 gene encoding uncharacterized protein LOC111201326, translating to MAGDDDPKPPGLEDKDDGDPYYEPFSEEELQNLMSNQNPNLMDFAFTGNPLPPPTPTPITIATSDIIETEMLNQLSLTIPNCDDTDDFLVTSFDDDIDLSWDLSDIPSEFLNDNMDSNILGEIGTNDDNGNIVGGTGTLEVSTRVFVENGPNVEAGGGSSAPITPTVSNGILVCTCCNLLRTLIHSNGQEMMRLDFHGGIGYFCHAILEIHRLDGSTEPQYQTIDLKFLSTEDVKRFIEDYLAARAACGFGVVEDTNADFYQAMNPNFSNNQPPMLALPPVDDVPMPQAIVPDPALNVPSVPLYVGLRDEPPVSKGKKRKQTPLAIQRERTGKLKLKDISMHFHLPIQEAARRMSLCPTVVKKICRRGGLYRWPHRKIKSLLRKISSLKSSLETTKDAQSKARVEAEIERLEKQINEICSEALKYA from the exons atggCGGGTGATGATGATCCAAAACCGCCCGGTCTTGAAGACAAAGACGATGGGGATCCATACTATGAACCCTTTTCAGAGGAGGAACTCCAAAACCTTATGTCTAATCAAAATCCTAACCTGATGGATTTTGCTTTCACCGGGAATCCACTTCCTCCTCCTACTCCTACTCCGATTACTATAGCAACATCGGATATAATCGAAACCGAGATGTTGAATCAACTCTCACTTACAATCCCTAACTGTGATGACACCGACGATTTTCTTGTTACATCATTTGACGATGATATTGACCTCTCTTGGGACTTGTCCGATATTCCATCTGAGTTTCTCAACGACAACATGGACAGTAACATCCTAGGAGAGATTGGTACTAATGATGATAATGGTAACATTGTTGGTGGAACTGGTACACTTGAAGTGAGTACTCGTGTTTTTGTTGAAAACGGTCCGAACGTTGAAGCCGGTGGTGGTTCATCAGCGCCGATTACACCGACAGTATCCAACGGCATACTCGTGTGCACTTGTTGCAACCTTCTTCGAACATTAATCCATAGCAATG GTCAGGAGATGATGAGACTCGATTTTCATGGAGGGATTGGATACTTCTGCCATGCGATTCTCGAGATTCACCGGCTTGATGGTTCTACCGAACCGCAATATCAAACCATTGATTTGAAGTTTTTGTCTACGGAGGATGTGAAGAGGTTTATAGAAGATTATCTCGCGGCGAGAGCAGCATGCGGTTTTGGGGTTGTGGAAGACACTAATGCTGATTTCTATCAAGCAATGAACCCaaacttttccaataaccaGCCGCCTATGTTGGCGTTGCCACCGGTCGATGATGTTCCAATGCCTCAGGCTATAGTGCCTGATCCAGCCCTTAATGTTCCGTCTGTGCCGCTGTATGTTGGGTTGAGAGATGAACCCCCAGTGTCGAAAGGAAAGAAACGGAAACAAACCCCTCTCGCAATACAG AGAGAACGGACTGGAAAACTAAAACTTAAGGACATAAGCATGCACTTCCATCTCCCGATTCAAGAAGCGGCTAGACGGATGAGCCTGTGTCCGACAGTGGTTAAGAAGATATGCCGAAGGGGTGGGCTCTATCGATGGCCTCATCGCAAG ATCAAGAGTCTTCTGAGGAAAATCTCGTCATTGAAAAGCTCGTTAGAGACGACAAAGGATGCACAGTCAAAGGCCCGTGTCGAAGCAGAGATCGAAAGACTCGAAAAGCAGATAAATGAGATCTGTAGTGAAGCACTCAAATACGCTTAA
- the LOC106399005 gene encoding caffeoylshikimate esterase-like yields the protein MALRSSKLFLFSPLHGRHWIYCVTLGFADKGRPVWQRKSSMAELDNEELRRLKDVNMDEAPARRLVRDCFKDIQHNLDHILIKTPGDGIKTKESYEVNSRGVEIFSKSWLPEAASRPRALVCFCHGYGDTCTFFFEGIARRLALSGYGVFAMDYPGFGLSEGLHGYISSFDLLVEDVIEHYSNIKEKPEFSSLPSFLFGQSMGGAVSLKIHFKQPNAWTGAVLVAPMCKIAEDMVPPPVLKHILIGLSSVLPKHKLVPQKDLTDAAFRDVTKRKLAPYNVICYCDKPRLRTAVEMLRTTQEIEQQLHKVCLPILILHGEADRMTDPSVSRDLYEKAKSSDKKIVLYKDAYHSLLEGEPDEVILLVLSDIISWLDDHSLQVEGS from the exons ATGGCTCTGAGATCATCAAAGCTCTTCCTTTTCAGTCCTTTACACGGTAGGCAT TGGATATATTGTGTTACCTTAGGGTTTGCAGACAAGGGAAGACCAGTGTGGCAGAGGAAGAGCTCGATGGCAGAGCTAGACAACGAGGAGCTCCGGCGACTCAAAGATGTTAACATGGACGAAGCTCCGGCTCGCCGTCTTGTTCGTGATTGCTTTAAGGATATTCAGCATAATCTCGATCATATCCTCATCAAg ACACCAGGAGATGGAATTAAGACAAAGGAG TCTTATGAGGTGAATTCAAGAGGAGTTGAGATCTTCTCAAAAAGCTGGCTTCCTGAAGCAGCTTCTAGGCCCAGAGCTCTTGTTTGTTTCTGCCATGGTTATGGAGATACTTGCACGTTTTTCTTCGAAG GGATCGCAAGGAGATTGGCATTGTCGGGATATGGAGTTTTTGCTATGGATTATCCAGGGTTTGGTTTATCGGAAGGCTTGCACGGCTATATTTCTAGCTTTGACCTTCTTGTTGAAGATGTCATTGAGCATTACTCCAACATCAAAG AGAAACCTGAGTTTAGTTCTCTACCTAGCTTTCTGTTTGGGCAGTCAATGGGTGGAGCAGTGTCGCTCAAGATACATTTCAAACAACCAAATGCTTGGACCGGTGCAGTCTTGGTAGCACCCATGTGCAAA attgcAGAGGATATGGTTCCACCACCTGTATTGAAACATATTTTGATCGGTTTATCTAGTGTTCTACCGAAACACAAGCTGGTTCCCCAAAAGGATTTAACTGATGCAGCTTTTAGAGATGTCACTAAGAGAAAAttg gCACCATACAACGTCATTTGTTATTGCGACAAGCCGCGTCTACGGACTGCTGTAGAAATGCTTCGAACAACTCAGGAGATTGAGCAACAGTTGCACAAG GTGTGTTTGCCAATACTGATTCTACACGGAGAGGCTGATAGAATGACAGACCCATCAGTGAGCAGAGATCTTTACGAGAAAGCCAAAAGTTCAGACAAGAAGATAGTTCTGTATAAAGATGCTTATCATTCTCTGTTGGAAGGCGAACCAGACGAAGTAATCCTCCTTGTCTTGTCCGATATTATCTCCTGGCTTGACGACCATAGCTTGCAAGTTGAAGGATCATAA